In Formosa haliotis, the sequence TCCTTTTATAAGTAATAATCCGAAACCTAACCGAACTGAAGCTTTAGAATATTACAGACGGGTTGCAACGTCTAATAATTTGCATATTCATTTATATGAAAGTGTTCAAGACGTACAAAAACAAAAAGATATTTTTGTGGTAAAAACATCCAAACAGGAATACCAAGCTAAAAAAGTAATTATAGCTACTGGGTTTTACGACATTCCGAAATATTTAGGAGTACCTGGCGAACAGTTACCAAAAGTAAGCCATTATTATAAAGAAGCACACCCTTATAGTATGCAGGATGTTATTGTAGTTGGTGCGAGCAATTCGTCTGTCGATGCTGCTTTAGAAATTTGGAGAAAAGGAGGACGTGTTACTATGGTGATACGCGGAAATGCTATTGGCGAACGTGTAAAGTATTGGGTTAGACCAGATATTATTAACCGCATTGAAGAAGGATCGATTACGGCATATTTTAATTCTGAAATCCTTGAAATAAAAAAAAACGACGCCATCATATCTACTCCCAAAGGGACGCTTACTCTACCCAACGATTATGTTTTGGCACTTACGGGTTATCAGCCTAACTTTCAATTATTAGAAAGTGCCAACATTACTTTCTCCGATGACGAAAAACGAATTCCCGATTACAATAAGGAAACCATGGAAACAAATATTGAGGGCTTATATCTTGCAGGTGTTATTTGTGGTGGCATGGAAACCCATAAATGGTTTATAGAAAACTCCAGAATTCATGCCAAAAAAATCGTCGATCACATTTCAGACCTTTTAAAATAAACAGCTCTCATAAACCTTTACAAAAGTGTAAAAGAAATCAGGTCCTACCCTGCACAATTGAGTTAAACCCTATTAAGGTTGACTTATAAATTCTTCAGCCTAGAATATTGTTGTGTTATGAATTGTATTGAACAACATAATTAACTAATAGCAGGCTTATAAACTATAGGAAAGGCACATGAATTTGCAATAAAACAAAGTTTTGATGCCTCGTCGTGAAGTGTAATTGCTAAATCTCG encodes:
- a CDS encoding YpdA family putative bacillithiol disulfide reductase, with protein sequence MTCKKDILIIGAGPIGIACAMACEEKNLNYVIIEKGTLTNSIFNYPLNMTFFSTSEKLEINDIPFISNNPKPNRTEALEYYRRVATSNNLHIHLYESVQDVQKQKDIFVVKTSKQEYQAKKVIIATGFYDIPKYLGVPGEQLPKVSHYYKEAHPYSMQDVIVVGASNSSVDAALEIWRKGGRVTMVIRGNAIGERVKYWVRPDIINRIEEGSITAYFNSEILEIKKNDAIISTPKGTLTLPNDYVLALTGYQPNFQLLESANITFSDDEKRIPDYNKETMETNIEGLYLAGVICGGMETHKWFIENSRIHAKKIVDHISDLLK